From a region of the Rathayibacter sp. VKM Ac-2804 genome:
- a CDS encoding DUF6584 family protein produces the protein MDTVEALDRAKTRFAEGDVRGAVSLLERCVDADPTWLDPRVLLSELYRRSGDLIEAGRWGYLIENCAAPEERRAFERALVRADEDPFEFAERALVRPLELAAESPHAAMMLAELPARIDEAERFEQESPDPLDGDWFEHEALPVKRRSGFVGMVGAAVAAVFVVGGVVVGAAALLVVPAVLIAMLVAP, from the coding sequence ATGGACACCGTCGAGGCTCTCGATCGCGCGAAGACGCGCTTCGCAGAGGGGGACGTCCGAGGAGCCGTGTCGCTCCTCGAGCGCTGTGTCGATGCCGACCCCACGTGGCTCGATCCCCGGGTCCTCCTGTCCGAGCTCTACCGGCGCTCCGGTGACCTCATCGAGGCGGGTCGCTGGGGCTACCTGATCGAGAACTGCGCCGCCCCCGAGGAGCGGCGGGCGTTCGAGCGCGCCCTGGTGCGCGCCGACGAGGATCCGTTCGAGTTCGCGGAGCGCGCCCTGGTGCGCCCGCTCGAGCTCGCCGCCGAGTCGCCGCACGCCGCGATGATGCTCGCCGAGCTGCCGGCCCGGATCGACGAGGCCGAGCGCTTCGAGCAGGAGTCGCCCGACCCGCTCGACGGCGATTGGTTCGAGCACGAGGCGCTGCCGGTCAAGCGGCGCTCCGGCTTCGTCGGGATGGTCGGCGCCGCGGTCGCCGCGGTCTTCGTGGTCGGCGGCGTGGTGGTCGGCGCGGCGGCGCTGCTGGTGGTCCCCGCGGTGCTGATCGCCATGCTCGTCGCGCCCTGA
- a CDS encoding NUDIX domain-containing protein — translation MGAQPPIRPLPEVCVVYVLRDSPRGVEVLLGRKLRGLGEGRIVAPGGKLEPGESPAEAAVRELAEEVGLRTEPTDLEPRGSLDYLFPHRPAWSQRSHVFVCRRWSGDVVASGELAAAFVPLDEVPLDRMWDDARFWLPAVLRSGTEASGTFEFGADLEHVVARS, via the coding sequence ATGGGTGCGCAGCCCCCGATCCGCCCGCTGCCCGAGGTCTGCGTCGTCTACGTCCTCCGCGACTCGCCCCGCGGCGTCGAGGTGCTGCTGGGGCGGAAGCTCCGCGGCCTCGGCGAGGGCAGGATCGTGGCGCCCGGCGGCAAGCTCGAGCCGGGGGAGTCGCCCGCCGAGGCCGCCGTCCGCGAGCTCGCGGAGGAGGTCGGCCTGCGCACGGAGCCGACGGACCTCGAGCCCCGCGGCTCCCTCGACTACCTCTTCCCGCACCGGCCCGCCTGGAGTCAGCGCTCGCACGTCTTCGTCTGCCGCCGCTGGTCGGGCGACGTGGTCGCGTCGGGCGAGCTCGCCGCCGCCTTCGTCCCGCTCGACGAGGTCCCGCTCGACCGGATGTGGGACGACGCGCGCTTCTGGCTGCCCGCGGTGCTGCGCTCCGGCACCGAGGCATCGGGCACCTTCGAGTTCGGCGCCGACCTCGAGCACGTCGTCGCTCGGTCCTGA
- a CDS encoding lysophospholipid acyltransferase family protein, translating into MSERSRPSIFWLLAAAVIPTLTASVDLRVRDIDKIPSKGAFVFAPNHYSEIDPFITGWVLWRAGRAPRFLAKASLFKIPVAGAILRASGQIPVERAGSVRGSEPLKAAKELVDRGGSVLIYPEGTLTRDPELWPMRGKTGAVRMALQYGLPVVPVAHWGTQQLMGRYSRKITLFRRKRVDVLVGDPVDLSAFRGRSLDSATLNEASTVVMAAITRLLEELRGETAPEKRWNPAEHNQKGTGRFEQEQ; encoded by the coding sequence GTGTCTGAACGAAGCCGTCCGTCCATCTTCTGGCTCCTCGCGGCGGCGGTGATCCCGACGCTGACCGCCTCCGTGGACCTCCGGGTCCGCGACATCGACAAGATCCCGAGCAAGGGCGCGTTCGTCTTCGCGCCGAACCACTACAGCGAGATCGACCCGTTCATCACGGGCTGGGTGCTGTGGCGGGCCGGTCGCGCGCCGCGCTTCCTCGCGAAGGCGTCGCTGTTCAAGATCCCCGTCGCCGGAGCGATCCTCCGCGCCTCCGGGCAGATCCCGGTCGAGCGGGCGGGCTCCGTGCGCGGCAGCGAGCCGCTCAAGGCGGCGAAGGAGCTGGTCGACCGGGGCGGCTCCGTCCTGATCTACCCGGAGGGCACGCTCACCCGCGACCCCGAGCTCTGGCCGATGCGCGGCAAGACCGGAGCGGTCCGGATGGCGCTGCAGTACGGGCTGCCCGTCGTGCCCGTCGCCCACTGGGGCACCCAGCAGCTGATGGGCCGCTACTCCAGGAAGATCACCCTCTTCCGCCGCAAGCGCGTCGACGTCCTCGTCGGCGATCCGGTCGACCTGTCGGCGTTCCGCGGGCGCAGCCTCGACTCCGCCACGCTCAACGAGGCGTCGACCGTCGTGATGGCCGCGATCACCCGCCTGCTCGAGGAGCTGCGCGGCGAGACCGCGCCCGAGAAGCGCTGGAACCCCGCCGAGCACAACCAGAAGGGCACGGGACGCTTTGAGCAGGAGCAGTAG
- a CDS encoding M20/M25/M40 family metallo-hydrolase has product MTTTALERFQALLRVDTVSHSDESDTDWSRFRVFQELLEQFYPALHSALERETVAGHSLVWRWRGTEDGEPSVLMAHYDVVSVTPDDWSIAPFAADTVLRPDGRTAIVGRGALDDKGSLVALLEAVEAAVLRGERPRRDVYLVSTHNEETAGDGAPSIVALLGARGVRPRFVLDEGGNVRRGIVPGVSTPIAVIGVTERGIMNLELTCRDAGGHASAPPPLPGMLATQRLARAIHRLTENPFPSTLPEPIAELVRAAAPRADAAHAVWYASPHEHPDAVIGALASHSNRAAAMLRTTVAITQLRGSTGANVLASSASAIANVRINPGGTVAGVVERIRAVIDDPEVEIEVRVAHEPSPVSPTGEPGDGGPYDVLRGVVQEVFPEAIVAPYVQTGGSDARHFHAISDGVYRFIPFEISPQQQLGIHGADESIEVDQFERAIAFYARLLLEL; this is encoded by the coding sequence GTGACGACGACCGCGCTCGAGCGCTTCCAGGCCCTGCTGCGGGTCGACACGGTGTCGCACTCCGACGAGTCCGACACCGACTGGAGCCGCTTCCGCGTCTTCCAGGAGCTGCTCGAGCAGTTCTACCCCGCGCTGCACAGTGCCCTCGAGCGCGAGACCGTGGCCGGTCACTCCCTGGTCTGGCGCTGGCGCGGCACCGAGGACGGCGAGCCCTCGGTCCTGATGGCGCACTACGACGTGGTCAGCGTCACCCCCGACGACTGGTCGATCGCGCCGTTCGCGGCCGACACCGTCCTCCGCCCCGACGGCCGCACGGCGATCGTGGGGCGCGGCGCGCTCGACGACAAGGGCTCCCTCGTCGCGCTCCTCGAGGCCGTCGAGGCGGCCGTCCTGCGCGGCGAGCGTCCCCGCAGGGACGTCTACCTCGTCTCGACGCACAACGAGGAGACGGCCGGCGACGGTGCGCCGTCGATCGTCGCCCTGCTCGGCGCGCGCGGGGTGCGCCCCCGCTTCGTGCTGGACGAGGGCGGCAACGTCCGCCGCGGCATCGTGCCCGGAGTGAGCACGCCGATCGCCGTCATCGGCGTCACCGAGCGCGGCATCATGAACCTCGAGCTGACCTGCCGCGACGCGGGCGGGCACGCCTCCGCCCCGCCGCCCCTGCCGGGCATGCTCGCCACCCAGCGCCTCGCGCGGGCGATCCACCGCCTCACCGAGAACCCGTTCCCCTCGACGCTGCCGGAGCCGATCGCCGAGCTGGTGCGCGCCGCCGCACCCCGCGCCGACGCCGCGCACGCCGTCTGGTACGCCAGCCCGCACGAGCACCCCGACGCGGTCATCGGCGCTCTCGCCTCGCACTCCAACCGCGCCGCGGCGATGCTGCGGACCACCGTGGCGATCACGCAGCTGCGCGGCAGCACCGGGGCCAACGTCCTCGCGTCCTCCGCCAGCGCGATCGCGAACGTGCGGATCAACCCGGGCGGCACCGTCGCCGGTGTGGTCGAGCGGATCCGCGCGGTGATCGACGACCCCGAGGTCGAGATCGAGGTGCGCGTCGCGCACGAGCCCTCCCCCGTCTCCCCCACCGGCGAGCCGGGCGACGGCGGCCCCTACGACGTGCTCCGCGGCGTCGTGCAGGAGGTCTTCCCCGAGGCGATCGTCGCGCCCTACGTGCAGACCGGTGGCAGCGACGCCCGGCACTTCCACGCGATCAGCGACGGGGTCTACCGCTTCATCCCCTTCGAGATCAGCCCGCAGCAGCAGCTCGGCATCCACGGCGCCGACGAGTCGATCGAGGTCGACCAGTTCGAGCGCGCCATCGCCTTCTACGCGCGGCTCCTGCTCGAGCTCTGA
- a CDS encoding phosphodiesterase, with protein sequence MTVRQAEYPRPNHFILHLSDTHFIAGDGGLYGSDVDSEAQLRRLFDELEASGGRPEAVVITGDLADKGEPQAYAKLRAVVEPAAARLGAEVIWVMGNHDDRGAFRSGLLDQLPTTQPIDRVHDVNGLRIIALDSTVPGAHYGEISDAQLDWLAEELSSPAPHGTILALHHPPVPSVLDLSVLVELRDQPALAEVLEGSDVRSIIAGHLHYSSTATFAGIPVSVASATCYTQDLNVPVGGTRARNSAQAFNLIHVYDGTVLHSVVPIGASTEVSYVSANETERILASHGVEIAPATAAPLEQVEALYPPVAEPVGVSA encoded by the coding sequence ATGACTGTCCGCCAGGCCGAGTACCCCCGGCCGAACCACTTCATCCTTCACCTCAGCGACACCCACTTCATCGCCGGAGACGGCGGGCTGTACGGCTCCGACGTCGACAGCGAGGCGCAGCTCCGCCGCCTGTTCGACGAGCTGGAGGCCTCGGGCGGTCGCCCGGAGGCGGTCGTGATCACCGGCGATCTGGCCGACAAGGGCGAGCCGCAGGCGTACGCCAAGCTGCGCGCCGTCGTCGAGCCGGCCGCCGCCCGCCTGGGTGCGGAGGTGATCTGGGTGATGGGCAATCACGACGACCGCGGAGCGTTCCGCTCCGGCCTGCTCGACCAGCTGCCGACCACGCAGCCGATCGACCGCGTGCACGATGTGAACGGACTGCGCATCATCGCGCTGGACTCGACCGTCCCCGGTGCCCACTACGGCGAGATCTCGGACGCCCAGCTCGACTGGCTCGCCGAGGAGCTCTCCAGCCCGGCGCCGCACGGCACGATCCTGGCGCTGCACCACCCGCCGGTGCCGAGCGTGCTCGACCTGTCGGTGCTCGTCGAGCTCCGCGATCAGCCGGCGCTCGCGGAGGTCCTCGAGGGCTCGGACGTCCGCAGCATCATCGCCGGTCACCTGCACTACTCCTCGACGGCGACGTTCGCGGGCATCCCCGTCTCGGTCGCGTCGGCCACCTGCTATACGCAGGACCTCAACGTGCCCGTCGGCGGCACCCGCGCCCGCAACTCGGCGCAGGCCTTCAACCTCATCCACGTCTACGACGGCACGGTGCTGCACTCGGTGGTGCCGATCGGCGCCTCGACCGAGGTGTCCTACGTCTCGGCGAACGAGACCGAGCGGATCCTCGCCTCGCACGGCGTCGAGATCGCCCCGGCCACGGCCGCTCCGCTCGAGCAGGTCGAGGCGCTCTACCCGCCCGTCGCGGAGCCGGTCGGCGTCAGCGCCTAG
- the murA gene encoding UDP-N-acetylglucosamine 1-carboxyvinyltransferase, whose protein sequence is MTTERLTIHGGRPLKGRIELKGAKNLVTKAMVAALLGETASTLRDVPDISDVRVVKGLLEVHGVKVKQGPEVGELILDPSAVESAHFADIDAHAGSSRIPILFCGPLLHRLGEAFIPDLGGCRIGDRPIDYHLEVLRNFGAIVEKLPSGIRMSAPEGLHGAKVSLPYPSVGATEQVLLTAVRASGITELSGAAIEPEIMDLINILQKMGAIISVDTDRVIRIEGVDRLEGYTHRALFDRNEAASWAAAALATDGDIFVGGARQQEMTTFLNVFRKVGGAFEIAEDGIRFYHPGGELKPVIIETDVHPGFMTDWQQPLVVALTKAKGVSIVHETVYEQRFGFVDALVEMGATIQIHRECLGGQACRFGQRNFMHSAVISGPSKLHGADIVVPDLRGGFSHLIAALSAEGTSHVSNVGIISRGYENFLTKLELLGADFSLDA, encoded by the coding sequence ATGACGACCGAGAGGCTCACGATCCACGGCGGTCGTCCGCTGAAGGGCCGGATCGAGCTCAAGGGGGCGAAGAACCTCGTCACCAAGGCGATGGTCGCCGCACTCCTCGGCGAGACCGCCTCGACGCTGCGCGACGTGCCCGACATCAGCGACGTCCGCGTCGTGAAGGGCCTGCTCGAGGTGCACGGCGTCAAGGTGAAGCAGGGCCCGGAGGTCGGCGAGCTGATCCTCGACCCGTCCGCCGTCGAGTCGGCGCACTTCGCCGACATCGACGCGCACGCCGGCTCCAGCCGCATCCCGATCCTCTTCTGCGGCCCGCTGCTGCACCGCCTCGGCGAGGCCTTCATCCCCGACCTCGGCGGCTGCCGCATCGGCGACCGCCCGATCGACTACCACCTCGAGGTGCTCCGCAACTTCGGCGCCATCGTCGAGAAGCTGCCCTCCGGCATCCGGATGTCGGCGCCCGAGGGCCTGCACGGCGCCAAGGTGTCGCTGCCCTACCCGAGCGTCGGCGCGACCGAGCAGGTGCTGCTCACCGCGGTCCGCGCCTCGGGCATCACCGAGCTGTCGGGCGCGGCGATCGAGCCGGAGATCATGGATCTCATCAACATCCTGCAGAAGATGGGCGCGATCATCTCGGTCGACACCGACCGCGTGATCCGCATCGAGGGCGTCGACCGCCTCGAGGGCTACACCCACCGCGCGCTCTTCGACCGCAACGAGGCCGCCTCGTGGGCCGCCGCGGCGCTCGCGACCGACGGCGACATCTTCGTCGGCGGCGCCCGCCAGCAGGAGATGACGACCTTCCTCAACGTCTTCCGCAAGGTCGGCGGCGCCTTCGAGATCGCCGAGGACGGCATCCGCTTCTACCACCCCGGTGGCGAGCTGAAGCCCGTCATCATCGAGACCGACGTGCACCCCGGCTTCATGACCGACTGGCAGCAGCCGCTCGTCGTGGCGCTGACCAAGGCCAAGGGCGTCTCGATCGTGCACGAGACCGTCTACGAGCAGCGCTTCGGCTTCGTCGACGCGCTGGTCGAGATGGGCGCGACCATCCAGATCCACCGCGAGTGCCTCGGCGGCCAGGCGTGCCGCTTCGGTCAGCGCAACTTCATGCACTCCGCGGTCATCTCCGGCCCGTCGAAGCTGCACGGCGCAGACATCGTCGTGCCGGACCTGCGCGGCGGGTTCTCGCACCTGATCGCGGCGCTCTCGGCCGAGGGCACCTCCCACGTCTCCAACGTCGGCATCATCAGCCGCGGCTACGAGAACTTCCTCACCAAGCTCGAGCTGCTCGGCGCGGACTTCTCGCTCGACGCGTAG
- a CDS encoding TerC family protein, protein MQELPVWFVTGSFVVLSLILAADLLLVYKRPHVPSLKESGLWVGFYVTLALIFALVMLLLGGGEVAGQFVAGWLTEYSLSIDNLFVFVIIMGRFAVPPKYQQEVLMVGIIIALIFRGVFILLGAQLIESFSWIFYLFGAFLVYTAWNQAFGKEDENEGTDNLLIRLLRKRVKISDEFDGSKIRTVKDGKKYFTPMLIVFLAIGSTDLLFALDSIPAIFGITESPFIVFTANIFALMGLRQLYFLLGGLIDKLEYLKYGIAFILAFIGVKLVLHALHENDLPFLNGGEPLPVWDIDTITSLAVIVVSMTVATVASLIKMRREHSHIELHDGHPEVVADADGQDRAEKK, encoded by the coding sequence ATGCAAGAGCTGCCCGTCTGGTTCGTGACCGGCTCGTTCGTCGTCCTGAGCCTCATCCTGGCCGCGGACCTGCTGCTGGTCTACAAGCGCCCGCACGTGCCGAGCCTGAAGGAGTCGGGCCTCTGGGTCGGCTTCTACGTCACGCTCGCGCTGATCTTCGCGCTGGTGATGCTGCTGCTGGGCGGGGGAGAGGTCGCCGGTCAGTTCGTCGCGGGCTGGCTGACCGAGTACAGCCTGTCGATCGACAATCTGTTCGTCTTCGTGATCATCATGGGCCGCTTCGCGGTGCCGCCGAAGTACCAGCAGGAAGTGCTGATGGTGGGCATCATCATCGCGCTGATCTTCCGCGGGGTGTTCATCCTCCTCGGCGCGCAGCTGATCGAGAGCTTCAGCTGGATCTTCTACCTCTTCGGCGCGTTCCTCGTCTACACCGCCTGGAACCAGGCGTTCGGCAAGGAGGACGAGAACGAGGGCACCGACAACCTCCTCATCCGCCTGCTGCGCAAGCGCGTGAAGATCTCGGACGAGTTCGACGGCTCGAAGATCCGCACGGTGAAGGACGGGAAGAAGTACTTCACGCCGATGCTGATCGTGTTCCTCGCGATCGGCTCGACGGACCTGCTGTTCGCGCTCGACTCGATCCCGGCGATCTTCGGCATCACGGAGAGCCCGTTCATCGTCTTCACCGCCAACATCTTCGCCCTGATGGGTCTGCGCCAGCTCTACTTCCTGCTCGGCGGACTGATCGACAAGCTCGAGTACCTCAAGTACGGCATCGCGTTCATCCTCGCCTTCATCGGTGTGAAGCTCGTGCTGCACGCCCTGCACGAGAACGACCTGCCCTTCCTCAACGGCGGCGAGCCGCTGCCGGTCTGGGACATCGACACGATCACCTCGCTGGCCGTCATCGTCGTCAGCATGACCGTCGCCACGGTCGCGAGCCTGATCAAGATGCGCCGCGAGCACTCCCACATCGAGCTGCACGACGGCCACCCGGAGGTCGTCGCCGACGCCGACGGGCAGGACCGCGCCGAGAAGAAGTGA
- a CDS encoding protein phosphatase 2C domain-containing protein: MTATTTTTSIDLPQGTLLLTVSSSTDVGAVRRVNEDALLVAPLLVAVADGMGGHARGDLASATAVESLRAGTAEAIGPVSDVFAAVETANAAVRDLDVGGALCGTTLTGLTLVRPDGDGPASWALFNVGDSRVYRWDGAGIQQLTVDHSAVQELVSAGLLTREAAESHPDRNIVTRALGADDEVETDVWTLPIVPRASYLLCSDGLTKELSDARIAELFARRDAGALHGVDLAEALVQAAVDAGGRDNVTVVVVDAVLVPRA; the protein is encoded by the coding sequence GTGACTGCGACGACGACCACCACCAGCATCGATCTGCCGCAGGGCACCCTCCTCCTGACGGTGTCGAGCAGCACCGACGTGGGCGCCGTCCGGCGGGTGAACGAGGACGCGCTGCTCGTCGCGCCGCTCCTGGTGGCCGTCGCCGACGGCATGGGCGGGCACGCCCGCGGCGACCTGGCGAGCGCGACGGCCGTCGAGAGCCTGAGGGCGGGCACCGCCGAGGCGATCGGGCCCGTCTCGGACGTCTTCGCCGCCGTCGAGACCGCCAACGCCGCCGTCCGCGATCTCGACGTCGGCGGTGCGCTCTGCGGGACGACGCTCACCGGACTGACCCTCGTCCGTCCCGACGGCGACGGGCCCGCGTCCTGGGCCCTCTTCAACGTCGGCGACTCCCGCGTCTACCGCTGGGACGGCGCCGGGATCCAGCAGCTCACCGTCGACCACTCGGCGGTGCAGGAGCTGGTCTCGGCCGGCCTGCTCACCCGCGAGGCGGCGGAGTCGCACCCCGACCGGAACATCGTCACCCGCGCGCTCGGCGCCGACGACGAGGTCGAGACCGACGTCTGGACCCTCCCGATCGTGCCGCGGGCGAGCTACCTGCTCTGCTCCGACGGCCTCACCAAGGAGCTCTCCGACGCCCGCATCGCCGAGCTCTTCGCCCGCCGCGACGCGGGTGCGCTGCACGGCGTCGACCTCGCCGAGGCGCTCGTGCAGGCTGCGGTCGACGCGGGCGGACGCGACAACGTGACGGTCGTCGTCGTGGACGCCGTGCTCGTCCCCCGAGCCTGA
- the leuD gene encoding 3-isopropylmalate dehydratase small subunit, with protein sequence MEKFETVTGIAAPLKRSNVDTDQIIPAVFLKRVTKTGFEDALFHGWRQDPEFVLNRPAFQGAQILVAGPDFGTGSSREHAVWALRDFGFRVVLSSRFGDIFRGNSGKQGLLAAALAESDITRLWELIDATPGIEATVDLVGRTVTAGGETFPFEVDDYTRWRLIEGLDDIGLTLRDEALISEFETRRASWRPKTLPVK encoded by the coding sequence ATGGAGAAGTTCGAGACCGTCACCGGCATCGCGGCGCCGCTGAAGCGCAGCAACGTCGACACCGACCAGATCATCCCGGCCGTCTTCCTCAAGCGGGTCACCAAGACCGGCTTCGAGGACGCTCTCTTCCACGGCTGGCGCCAGGACCCGGAGTTCGTGCTGAACCGGCCGGCCTTCCAAGGCGCGCAGATCCTCGTCGCGGGCCCCGACTTCGGCACCGGCTCCAGCCGCGAGCACGCCGTCTGGGCGCTGCGCGACTTCGGCTTCCGCGTCGTGCTCTCCTCGCGCTTCGGCGACATCTTCCGCGGCAACTCCGGCAAGCAGGGCCTGCTCGCCGCGGCCCTGGCCGAGAGCGACATCACGAGGCTGTGGGAGCTGATCGATGCGACGCCGGGAATAGAAGCGACCGTCGATCTGGTTGGTCGTACGGTCACCGCCGGTGGCGAGACCTTCCCCTTCGAGGTCGACGACTACACTCGTTGGCGCCTGATCGAAGGGCTGGACGACATCGGCCTGACCCTGCGCGACGAAGCGCTCATTTCCGAATTCGAGACCCGTCGCGCGAGCTGGCGGCCCAAGACATTGCCGGTGAAATAG
- the leuC gene encoding 3-isopropylmalate dehydratase large subunit gives MNDSSPDTAVRPAAERPRTLAEKVWDDHLVAKGEDGTPDLIYIDLHLVHEVTSPQAFDGLRQAGRPVRRPDLTIATEDHNTPTVGIDKPIADLTSRTQIETLRRNAAEFGVRLHSLGDIEQGIVHVVGPQLGLTMPGITVVCGDSHTSTHGAFGAMAFGIGTSEVEHVMATQTLPLKPFKTMAITVEGELREGVTAKDIILAVIAKIGTGGGQGYVLEYRGSAIRALSMEGRMTICNMSIEAGARAGMVAPDETTFAYLEGRPHAPEGRDWADAVAYWRTLPSDEGAVFDAEVVLDADALEPFVTWGTNPGQGVSLSQAVPDPDAIEDPNERSNARRALEYMDLEAGTPMKEIPVDAVFMGSCTNSRIEDLRAFASIIAGRTKAPGVRVMVVPGSARVRIEAEAEGLDKVITAFGAEWRFAGCSMCLGMNPDQLAPGERCASTSNRNFEGRQGKGGRTHLVSPLVAAATAVRGTLSSPSDLEPVRELVEA, from the coding sequence ATGAACGACAGTTCCCCCGATACCGCTGTGCGCCCGGCCGCGGAGCGCCCGCGCACCCTGGCCGAGAAGGTCTGGGACGACCACCTCGTCGCCAAGGGCGAGGACGGCACCCCCGACCTGATCTACATCGACCTGCACCTCGTGCACGAGGTGACCAGCCCGCAGGCCTTCGACGGCCTCCGCCAGGCCGGCCGCCCGGTCCGCCGCCCCGATCTCACGATCGCGACCGAGGACCACAACACGCCGACGGTCGGCATCGACAAGCCGATCGCCGACCTCACCAGCCGCACGCAGATCGAGACCCTGCGGCGCAATGCCGCCGAGTTCGGCGTCCGCCTGCACTCGCTCGGCGACATCGAGCAGGGCATCGTGCACGTCGTCGGCCCGCAGCTCGGACTGACCATGCCCGGCATCACCGTGGTCTGCGGCGACTCGCACACCTCGACGCACGGCGCCTTCGGCGCGATGGCGTTCGGCATCGGCACCAGCGAGGTCGAGCACGTGATGGCGACCCAGACCCTGCCGCTCAAGCCCTTCAAGACCATGGCGATCACGGTCGAGGGCGAGCTGCGCGAGGGCGTCACCGCGAAGGACATCATCCTCGCCGTCATCGCGAAGATCGGCACCGGCGGCGGTCAGGGCTACGTGCTCGAGTACCGCGGCTCGGCGATCCGCGCGCTCTCGATGGAGGGCCGGATGACGATCTGCAACATGTCGATCGAGGCCGGGGCCCGCGCCGGCATGGTCGCCCCGGACGAGACGACCTTCGCCTACCTCGAGGGCCGTCCGCACGCCCCCGAGGGCCGGGACTGGGCCGACGCGGTCGCCTACTGGCGGACGCTCCCGAGCGACGAGGGCGCCGTCTTCGACGCCGAGGTCGTCCTCGACGCCGACGCGCTCGAGCCCTTCGTCACCTGGGGCACCAACCCCGGCCAGGGCGTCTCGCTCTCGCAGGCCGTGCCCGACCCCGACGCCATCGAGGACCCGAACGAGCGCTCGAACGCCCGCCGCGCCCTGGAGTACATGGACCTCGAGGCCGGCACGCCGATGAAGGAGATCCCGGTCGACGCGGTCTTCATGGGCTCCTGCACCAACTCGCGCATCGAGGATCTCCGCGCCTTCGCGTCGATCATCGCGGGCCGCACCAAGGCGCCCGGCGTCCGGGTGATGGTCGTCCCCGGCTCCGCCCGCGTGCGCATCGAGGCCGAGGCCGAGGGCCTGGACAAGGTGATCACCGCGTTCGGCGCCGAATGGCGCTTCGCCGGCTGCTCGATGTGCCTCGGCATGAACCCGGACCAGCTCGCCCCGGGGGAGCGCTGCGCCTCCACCTCGAACCGCAACTTCGAGGGCCGGCAGGGCAAGGGCGGCCGCACGCACCTCGTCTCGCCGCTCGTCGCCGCTGCGACCGCCGTGCGCGGCACCCTCTCCAGTCCGTCGGACCTGGAGCCCGTCCGCGAGCTGGTGGAGGCCTGA
- a CDS encoding MBL fold metallo-hydrolase: MRLTKLEHATVLVEEAGSRLVLDPGSFTRPVEGTADTVAVVITHEHADHWTPEQLERLRAANPGLRILGPAGVAAAAEGFDVETVAEGDVVEVGPFELRFFGSRHAVIHSSIPVIDNVGVLVNGRFYYAGDSFTVPTGADVEVLAAPSGAPWMKIAESIDYVLELAPRHAFATHERVLSEAGQKLGHDRLGWATREGGGEYHALEPGDVLDV; the protein is encoded by the coding sequence ATGCGACTGACCAAGCTCGAGCACGCCACCGTCCTCGTCGAGGAGGCGGGCTCGCGGCTCGTCCTCGACCCCGGATCCTTCACCCGGCCCGTCGAGGGCACGGCCGACACGGTCGCGGTCGTGATCACCCACGAGCACGCCGACCACTGGACCCCCGAGCAGCTGGAGCGCCTGCGCGCCGCGAACCCGGGACTGCGCATCCTCGGCCCGGCCGGCGTCGCCGCGGCGGCCGAGGGCTTCGACGTCGAGACGGTCGCCGAGGGCGACGTCGTCGAGGTCGGGCCGTTCGAGCTGCGCTTCTTCGGCTCCCGGCACGCGGTGATCCACTCCTCCATCCCCGTGATCGACAACGTCGGAGTGCTGGTGAACGGCCGCTTCTACTACGCGGGCGACTCCTTCACCGTGCCCACCGGTGCCGACGTCGAGGTGCTGGCGGCCCCCTCGGGAGCCCCGTGGATGAAGATCGCGGAGTCGATCGACTACGTCCTCGAGCTCGCACCGCGGCACGCCTTCGCGACGCACGAGCGGGTGCTCTCGGAGGCCGGTCAGAAGCTCGGCCACGACCGCCTCGGCTGGGCGACCCGCGAGGGCGGCGGCGAGTACCACGCCCTCGAGCCCGGCGACGTGCTCGACGTCTAG